The genomic interval TGCCTTGTTGAATCACCTGTCAGCCACTCAGAGAACCTCATCCCGCTCTCGGATCTTGTGGCGACAGATGCCTCCCGTTGCACCTGGCACTCAATCCGAAATCCCTGCACCAACAGTCCCCGCACCCATTCCTGTCGCCGGGCCTTTGGGATTCGCTCAAGCCGATTTAGAATAATCGCCTCCAGTGCAATGCGTGGATCCAGTTGCAGCACAACCCGATTGCGGCTATTGGCCTTAGCCATTTGCTGGATTCTCGGTATAGAAATCACACATACCAGTGAATACCCGATACGCTACGTGTCGCGGTTTTCGTCGGTTGAATACCCCTTATCGGGCGGAAGAGATAAGGGCTCGAGCTCCAAAGGTCGGTGAGTTTCCCTCGGAAATGGCGCTTTGCGTGGCACAAGCGGTGCACGAAGTTCACCACTCAGAACGTCTTCTGGAAGTTCGCCCATCAGACTGGATGCACGGGGATCTTTCCCTGAACTCCGTTGCAGGCATTTTCGATCGATACCCAGCAACCGATAACCCTGGGGCACGACAAAAGTCCCACGAATCTTGCGTGCGCAGAGATGGATGATGACTTGCGCAGACTCATCATCCAACTGACCAATATGACGGCAGGTAAGAACGGTTCGTACCAAGGAATCGTACTCGGCAATCAACTGTGCACCCTGGTAAGCGTAGGGATTGGCGAATTGCAGGCGTATCCGGTAGGGCCGCAAGGATTCCGCTACCGTTACCTCCATGGCGCTCATTTGTGCCAGCTGAGTATCCAGTTCTTCCTGATATCGGCTGAGGAGTTTGCGTGCTTTCTCCAACGCCTCGTGTACCTTGATCAGCCACCAGTCCGCGTAGGGATCGTCATCGCGTGCGGCCTGCCAGATCACGCGTAATCGATCAGCGTAGCCAACCAGTCCGATGATCGCCGGTTTGTCCGGGGTCCCGTTGCGACCACGGATCATCTGCTGAGCTTGGTGCGTCTGGACTGTCAGCCAGGCCTGACCACGTAACACACCGAGACTGGTGGTATCCTTCTTCGATCCAGCTACCGTGCCAGCGCTTTCATCGGGAGATTGTTCTGAGTTCATGGGGAATCCGAAGCTGTTGAAATCAGCCCCTATCTCTCCATGTTATGGAGAGCTGGACAACCGTTAACTCTGATCTGAACCGTTTGGATTTATTTTGAGAAAGTGGTGACAGTGTCAACACTCATCTTGGTGGTATGGGGGTGCAAAATTTTACGCCTCCCTCTGGCAAGTGGTGACAGTGTCAACACCTCATGCCGGATCACGAGGCGTTCGAATCTGTATCTTTCGTGGACGGACATCGCATACCCAGCGTCTTGCGTATTTCGGTGATAGGACCTTTCCCAGCCTTGATCTGGCTTCGTAATTCCTGAAGCCCTTTGTCTGCCGATCGATCGATACGCGCTTCCCTGCTCTTCTGGAGCGCCTTCTCCCGAGCAATGCGCTCCTCATGCACCTTGATCCCGAGGTTGGATTTAAACTCACCGTTTTTCAGTGCCTTACACAATGAATGCAGAAAACTCAGCTCGTCGTAGAGCGGTTTCATACCACGCTGCTCTGATCGGATCCTTCCTTCCAATTCATCAAGAACGGCCTGGCGCTGGTCTGGAGGGACGACACTGAGATAGCGATCTGCCAACTCACGCTGGTTATCCGAAAGACGCCGCGGGTAGATCAATGGTGCATCGCCTTTACCGCAGACCACGAAATTTTTTCTTTCGCTGTTGTTGGTAGTAGTAGTTTTATTTATATAACTACTACTACAACTACCCGGCTTTAAATTTTGAGGGTGCAAATTTTGTACCCCCTCTTCCACCGGCTTTAAATTTTGGCCTTGGTGATTGGCACCGTTCCGGCTGGGTGAATGACTGTGAAGCTCGGTCATGACCTTAGCACTGAATGAGAAGAAACGATGCGGCATGTCCTTTTCCACCGCTTCCGTTGCCTGTGCTCTGCGGACGATCGGATGCTCATCGGTACATACATCGCGACCAGCCTTGATGTCTTCATCGATTGTATCCAGTACTCCACGGGCAACCGCTCGCACCCTGGCATGGCGATGATTAGTGGACTCACGCAAAAACTGCATGTAGGAGGAGTCCAGATGGATCGCATCAACCAATGGCAAGGGTTCGTCATGCAAGGCAAAGACATTGCCGTGAAAACGGCCGCTAGCTCCCCTGACCCTGGCGCAGAGGGTCAGCCAGCGTGTTGCACGCAAAATGGCAATGGCTCGCGAGATAGTAGCCGTAGACGACACATTGGCCGTCTTCGCGATATAGGCATAACTTGGAAACGCGGTGTTGCCACCAGCCTCACTGGCTTGGAGCCGAATGGCCATCCATACCAGCTTGTCCACAGGTTCGAGTATCGGATCTTGAACAACCAATGTTGGAAAGGAGGCGTACCGGTTTCCGAGAAACAGCATCGTATCTGACGACGGATGGCCCGCACCGTCCTCGGCATGTTCTAGGGTGGCTTGT from Candidatus Sedimenticola sp. (ex Thyasira tokunagai) carries:
- a CDS encoding TIGR03761 family integrating conjugative element protein; this translates as MNSEQSPDESAGTVAGSKKDTTSLGVLRGQAWLTVQTHQAQQMIRGRNGTPDKPAIIGLVGYADRLRVIWQAARDDDPYADWWLIKVHEALEKARKLLSRYQEELDTQLAQMSAMEVTVAESLRPYRIRLQFANPYAYQGAQLIAEYDSLVRTVLTCRHIGQLDDESAQVIIHLCARKIRGTFVVPQGYRLLGIDRKCLQRSSGKDPRASSLMGELPEDVLSGELRAPLVPRKAPFPRETHRPLELEPLSLPPDKGYSTDENRDT
- a CDS encoding STY4528 family pathogenicity island replication protein; this translates as MNEDGLGIRPETLALDALIQATLEHAEDGAGHPSSDTMLFLGNRYASFPTLVVQDPILEPVDKLVWMAIRLQASEAGGNTAFPSYAYIAKTANVSSTATISRAIAILRATRWLTLCARVRGASGRFHGNVFALHDEPLPLVDAIHLDSSYMQFLRESTNHRHARVRAVARGVLDTIDEDIKAGRDVCTDEHPIVRRAQATEAVEKDMPHRFFSFSAKVMTELHSHSPSRNGANHQGQNLKPVEEGVQNLHPQNLKPGSCSSSYINKTTTTNNSERKNFVVCGKGDAPLIYPRRLSDNQRELADRYLSVVPPDQRQAVLDELEGRIRSEQRGMKPLYDELSFLHSLCKALKNGEFKSNLGIKVHEERIAREKALQKSREARIDRSADKGLQELRSQIKAGKGPITEIRKTLGMRCPSTKDTDSNAS